Proteins encoded together in one Quercus lobata isolate SW786 chromosome 3, ValleyOak3.0 Primary Assembly, whole genome shotgun sequence window:
- the LOC115982362 gene encoding ultraviolet-B receptor UVR8, translated as MDATTSGTPTIQYHNITDQPVTTIVATPVPAFQRQQRHCFGDSIPGEFPLSANPSIVLHVLTACNLDPQDLAKLEATCSFFRQQANFAPDFELSLSELAALDMCQKRAIFRQMATEERLDFKQRCGGSWKLVLRFLLAGEACCRREKSQAIAGPGHSIAVTSKGSVYTFGSNSSGQLGHGTTEEEWRPRPIRSLQGIRIIQAAAGAGRTMLISDAGLVYAFGKESFGEAEYGVQGGKLVTTPLLVESLKNIFVVQAAIGNFFTAVLSREGRVYTFSWGDDFKLGHQTDPNDLEPHPLLGALENIPVVQIAAGYCYLLALACQPSGMSVYSVGCGLGGKLGHGSRTDEKYPRLIEQFQLLNLQPMVVAAGAWHAAVVGRDGRVCTWGWGRYGCLGHGNEECESVPKVVESLSNVKAIHVATGDYTTFVVSDDGDVYSFGCGESASLGHSNGADGQGNRHANVLSPELVTSLKQVNERVVQISLTNSIYWNAHTFALTESGKLYAFGAGDKGQLGIELVANQSERGNPERVDIDLS; from the exons ATGGATGCAACAACGAGTGGAACCCCAACTATTCAATACCATAACATTACTGACCAGCCAGTTACTACTATTGTTGCCACACCTGTACCGGCATTTCAAAGACAGCAACGCCATTGCTTCGGGGATTCCATCCCCGGAGAATTCCCCTTGTCTGCCAATCCTTCCATTGTCCTTCATGTCCTTACGGCGTGTAATTTGGATCCTCAGGATCTTGCAAAACTAGAG GCAACATGCTCCTTCTTTAGGCAGCAAGCAAACTTTGCCCCTGACTTCGAGTTATCCTTATCGGAGCTTGCTGCCCTTGATATGTGCCAAAAGAGGGCCATATTTAGGCAAATGGCAACAGAAGAGCGCCTAGATTTTAAGCAAAGATGTGGGGGCTCGTGGAAGCTGGTCCTGAGGTTCTTGCTTGCTGGAGAAGCATGTTGCAGGAGGGAGAAATCACAGGCAATAGCAGGACCAGGTCACAGCATTGCTGTGACATCTAAGGGAAGTGTTTACACATTCGGCTCCAACAGCTCAGGCCAGCTTGGACATGGCACCACTGAAGAGGAGTGGCGACCTCGGCCTATCAG ATCTTTGCAAGGCATTCGAATTATCCAAGCAGCTGCTGGGGCTGGCAGGACAATGCTGATCAGTGATGCCGGCCTGGTTTATGCCTTTGGAAAAGAATCATTTGGCGAAGCCGAGTATGGAGTTCAAGGTGGTAAATTGGTTACAACTCCACTGCTAGTAGAGTCCTTGAAAAACATATTTGTTGTGCAAGCTGCAATTGGAAATTTCTTCACGGCTGTCCTGTCAAGGGAAGGCAGAGTTTATACATTTTCTTGGGGTGATGATTTCAAGCTTGGTCACCAGACTGATCCAAATGATTTGGAGCCCCATCCCTTGTTGGGGGCACTCGAAAACATACCAGTGGTGCAAATTGCAGCAGGATACTGCTACCTTCTTGCTCTGGCTTGTCAACCTAGTGGCAT GTCAGTATACTCCGTTGGGTGTGGCTTGGGTGGGAAGCTTGGACATGGTTCAAGAACTGATGAGAAGTACCCCCGATTGATTGAACAGTTTCAGCTTTTGAACCTTCAGCCAATGGTGGTTGCAGCTGGGGCTTGGCATGCCGCTGTGGTAGGGCGGGATGGACGGGTGTGCACGTGGGGTTGGGGGCGTTATGGGTGCTTGGGTCACGGGAATGAAGAATGTGAATCAGTTCCTAAGGTCGTGGAATCCTTGAGTAATGTCAAAGCCATTCATGTCGCTACAGGGGATTACACAACCTTTGTGGTGTCTGATGATGGTGATGTTTACTCCTTTGGCTGTGGAGAATCTGCCAGTCTCGGACATAGTAATGGTGCTGATGGACAG GGAAACAGGCATGCAAATGTATTAAGTCCAGAGCTGGTAACATCATTGAAGCAAGTTAATGAGCGTGTGGTACAGATCAGCCTCACCAATTCTATATACTGGAATGCCCACACTTTTGCCCTTACTGAATCAGGGAAACTTTATGCATTTGGTGCTGGAGACAAAGGGCAGCTGGGCATAGAGCTTGTTGCCAACCAGAGTGAAAGGGGAAACCCGGAACGGGTTGATATTGATCTCAGCTAG